The window GCGGCGCCGTGAGCTTCAACGGCCGACGTCTCGACGCGCTCACGACCGACCGCATCGTGCGCCTGGGGATCGCGCAGTCGCCGGAGGGCCGGCGGATCTTCCCGCGCATGACGGTGCTCGAGAACCTGGAGCTCGGGGCCTTCGCGCGGCCCGACCGCGAGGGAATCGCGCCCGACCTCGAGCGCGTGTTCGCGCTCTTCCCGCGCCTGCGCGAGCGCGTGACGCAGAAGGGCGGGACGCTGTCGGGCGGCGAGCAGCAGATGCTAGCCATCGGCCGCGCCCTCATGGCCCGGCCGAGCCTGCTCCTGCTCGACGAGCCGTCCATGGGCCTCTCGCCGATCCTCGTCGACACGATCTTCGCGATCGTCCAGGACATCAACCGCCAGGGCACGACGATCCTGCTCGTCGAGCAGAACGCGCGGATGGCGCTCCGCGTGGCGCACCGGGGCTACGTCATCCAGACCGGGCGCATCGTGCTCCACGACGACGCCGCGGCGCTCCTCCGCTCCGACCTCGTGCGCAAGACCTATCTCGGGGAGAAGT is drawn from Candidatus Methylomirabilota bacterium and contains these coding sequences:
- a CDS encoding ABC transporter ATP-binding protein is translated as MLELADVHTYYGNIRALRGISLSVAPGEIVTLIGANGAGKTTTLRTILGTVRPRRGAVSFNGRRLDALTTDRIVRLGIAQSPEGRRIFPRMTVLENLELGAFARPDREGIAPDLERVFALFPRLRERVTQKGGTLSGGEQQMLAIGRALMARPSLLLLDEPSMGLSPILVDTIFAIVQDINRQGTTILLVEQNARMALRVAHRGYVIQTGRIVLHDDAAALLRSDLVRKTYLGEK